The Verrucomicrobium spinosum DSM 4136 = JCM 18804 genome includes a region encoding these proteins:
- a CDS encoding DUF6717 family protein, giving the protein MNSLFIIAPYKYEGIWVFDDPRVGLTQEPFVSGADTIIDALTENLPNAAEGFQLIFSPDPFPGFHARFTWNRPEYGGNWYSWPERNMDGWLCPALFKYFESAPQELFVKVSAR; this is encoded by the coding sequence ATGAACTCCCTCTTCATCATCGCCCCGTACAAGTACGAGGGCATCTGGGTCTTTGATGACCCGCGCGTCGGCCTGACTCAAGAACCGTTTGTCAGCGGCGCGGATACCATCATTGATGCGCTCACAGAGAACCTCCCGAATGCCGCCGAAGGCTTCCAGTTGATCTTCTCACCCGATCCGTTCCCTGGTTTCCATGCCCGTTTCACCTGGAACCGACCTGAGTATGGCGGCAACTGGTACTCCTGGCCGGAGCGGAATATGGACGGTTGGCTCTGCCCCGCCTTGTTCAAATACTTCGAGTCTGCTCCTCAGGAACTTTTCGTGAAGGTCTCCGCCCGTTAG
- the glp gene encoding molybdopterin molybdotransferase MoeA: protein MLTEQAALERVLAGVTPLPPIAQPLTSSLLGCFAGRAVHASVPLPGFDNSSMDGYAVHAADTRSDTPLTVVGEQPAGPSLNLTLPFGAAIRIFTGAPVPAGADAVIMQEDVDLKTSPSGPRIVCREPVELDENIRGAGSDLCMGQKLLEAGTALTPMVLGVLASQGLREIWVHPPAKVAVVTTGDELVPPGLPLQPGQLYNSNGLMLESLVRQVSSTEVHSQHLPDNLAATTTALDKLIANHDFLILSGGVSVGDHDCIKPALQALGHPAEFWRVKVKPGKPLLYVQAKRPDGGLCHIFGLPGNPVSSFVTFLLFVRPALLKAMGAAGKHLSLPIVSATLSTPLSNGGDRPHYVRGFYENGVFTPLGIQQSHALFGLSRANALLRMEADEVLNEGDSIGQVLLVS from the coding sequence GCGTCACGCCTCTCCCGCCCATCGCTCAACCCCTCACTTCATCCCTGCTCGGCTGTTTTGCAGGAAGGGCGGTGCATGCCAGTGTACCGCTGCCTGGCTTCGACAACTCCTCAATGGATGGATACGCGGTGCATGCGGCCGACACTCGGTCAGACACTCCACTGACTGTCGTCGGCGAGCAACCTGCCGGGCCTTCGCTCAATCTCACCCTTCCCTTCGGAGCAGCCATCCGCATTTTTACTGGCGCACCTGTGCCCGCAGGGGCGGATGCCGTCATCATGCAGGAGGACGTGGACCTCAAGACTTCTCCCTCAGGCCCCCGCATCGTCTGCCGGGAGCCCGTTGAATTGGATGAAAACATCCGCGGTGCAGGCAGCGACCTCTGCATGGGGCAGAAACTCCTTGAGGCGGGCACAGCCCTGACCCCCATGGTGCTGGGGGTTCTGGCTTCTCAAGGCTTGCGCGAGATTTGGGTCCATCCACCCGCCAAGGTGGCAGTGGTGACGACCGGAGACGAGCTCGTACCCCCAGGGCTCCCACTCCAACCCGGGCAGCTCTATAATTCCAACGGACTCATGTTGGAGAGTCTGGTGCGGCAAGTCAGCTCAACGGAGGTTCACAGCCAGCACTTGCCCGATAACCTGGCCGCCACCACCACCGCACTGGACAAATTGATCGCCAACCATGATTTCCTGATCCTTTCCGGTGGGGTCTCCGTTGGCGATCACGATTGCATCAAGCCCGCCCTCCAGGCACTGGGTCACCCTGCGGAGTTCTGGCGAGTAAAGGTGAAACCGGGGAAACCTCTCCTCTATGTCCAGGCGAAACGCCCTGACGGCGGCCTCTGCCACATCTTCGGACTTCCGGGCAACCCGGTGTCGTCATTCGTGACCTTTCTGCTCTTTGTGCGACCGGCCCTGCTCAAGGCCATGGGGGCCGCGGGCAAGCACCTCAGTCTCCCCATCGTCAGCGCCACCCTCTCCACCCCCCTTTCCAACGGCGGTGACCGCCCCCACTATGTGCGCGGGTTCTATGAAAATGGTGTATTCACTCCCCTGGGCATCCAGCAGTCTCACGCCCTCTTCGGCCTCAGCCGTGCGAATGCACTGCTGCGAATGGAGGCGGACGAAGTATTGAACGAAGGAGATTCCATCGGGCAGGTGCTACTCGTTTCTTGA
- a CDS encoding SDR family NAD(P)-dependent oxidoreductase, which yields MNSVSPRTAVIAGASSGIGLALARLLASRGYRLVLLARRRELLEQIAEELPVEVVLKVMDVGDANAPEAFSELLDQQQAVDQIYLSAGTGHLNPGLDWALEDETFRVNALGFAGMAAAAYRYFERQGHGHLVGITSIAALLGSPEAPAYNASKACASRYLDGLRMRAKAAKLPVYVTDILPGFVDTAMMKAEKPFWVASPEKAAVQIVSAVDRKKGREYVSRRWGVIALILRLLMK from the coding sequence ATGAACTCAGTCTCCCCGCGCACGGCGGTGATTGCAGGTGCCTCTTCTGGCATTGGCCTCGCATTGGCACGCTTGTTGGCATCTCGCGGCTACCGACTGGTTCTGCTGGCCCGTCGGCGCGAATTGCTGGAGCAGATTGCAGAGGAGTTGCCAGTTGAGGTGGTCCTCAAAGTGATGGATGTGGGCGATGCAAACGCGCCGGAAGCTTTCTCCGAACTGCTCGATCAGCAGCAAGCCGTGGACCAGATCTACTTGAGCGCGGGCACCGGGCATCTCAATCCCGGTCTGGACTGGGCGCTGGAGGATGAGACATTCCGGGTGAATGCGCTGGGCTTTGCGGGCATGGCGGCAGCGGCCTATCGCTACTTCGAGCGGCAGGGGCATGGACACCTCGTTGGGATCACTTCCATCGCTGCCCTGTTGGGGTCACCTGAAGCACCGGCGTACAACGCTTCCAAGGCCTGTGCCTCGCGCTACCTGGATGGACTGCGCATGCGGGCCAAAGCTGCGAAACTGCCGGTGTATGTCACAGACATTCTCCCCGGTTTCGTGGATACAGCGATGATGAAGGCGGAGAAGCCCTTCTGGGTGGCCAGTCCGGAAAAGGCCGCCGTGCAGATTGTCTCGGCGGTGGATAGGAAGAAGGGGAGGGAGTACGTATCACGCCGGTGGGGCGTGATTGCCCTGATTCTACGACTGCTGATGAAGTAG